A part of Candidatus Zixiibacteriota bacterium genomic DNA contains:
- a CDS encoding DUF814 domain-containing protein, protein MTDKKAKCVALFSGGLDSSLAVLSMLEQDIEVTALLFLTHFGCDIVDKSSCSQNPEPMAEKFGFKVKLMHLGQKFIDIVKNPKHGYGKNMNPCVDCRILMLREAKEFMRMSGADFLITGEVLGQRPKSQMRNSLNLVEKEAGVEGTLLRPLSAKLLEPTIPEQQGLVDREKLFDFNGRSRKPQMELAKKYGLEDYPTPAAGCLLTDPGYSKKLKDLLTYKQDVTFDDLNLLRVGRHFRINPQVKMVVGRKEEENDRIEACAGNGDIMLEAKGTGSPIVLLRGTSGPQEIEIAARTTARYCDDKHEAQVEITVTDTKSDNEYKLTVAPYDLKDIDRFRL, encoded by the coding sequence ATGACCGATAAAAAAGCAAAATGCGTAGCCCTGTTTTCGGGCGGGCTGGACAGTTCCCTGGCGGTTCTGAGCATGCTCGAGCAGGATATCGAGGTGACCGCTTTGTTGTTTCTGACTCATTTCGGATGCGATATAGTGGACAAGTCCTCCTGCTCCCAGAATCCGGAGCCGATGGCCGAGAAGTTCGGTTTTAAAGTCAAGCTGATGCATCTCGGACAGAAATTCATAGACATAGTCAAGAATCCCAAACACGGTTACGGCAAGAACATGAATCCCTGTGTCGACTGCCGGATTTTGATGCTCAGGGAGGCGAAGGAGTTTATGCGCATGAGCGGGGCGGATTTTTTGATCACCGGCGAGGTGCTGGGGCAGAGACCTAAATCGCAGATGCGCAATTCGCTCAACCTGGTTGAAAAGGAAGCCGGGGTCGAGGGTACACTTCTGCGACCGTTATCTGCCAAACTGCTTGAACCTACCATACCCGAACAACAGGGACTGGTCGACCGCGAAAAGCTTTTTGATTTCAACGGCCGGTCACGAAAACCGCAGATGGAGCTGGCAAAAAAATACGGTCTCGAGGATTACCCCACTCCGGCCGCGGGATGCCTTTTGACCGACCCGGGTTACTCCAAAAAGCTAAAGGATCTTTTGACTTACAAGCAGGATGTTACTTTCGACGATCTCAATCTGCTTCGGGTGGGACGCCATTTCCGGATCAATCCGCAGGTCAAGATGGTGGTTGGCAGGAAAGAGGAAGAAAATGACAGAATCGAAGCCTGTGCCGGAAACGGCGATATCATGCTCGAGGCGAAAGGTACAGGTTCACCGATCGTGCTGTTGCGCGGGACTTCCGGCCCGCAAGAGATCGAAATCGCCGCCCGTACGACCGCCCGTTACTGCGACGATAAACACGAGGCGCAAGTCGAGATCACGGTCACCGATACCAAAAGCGATAACGAATACAAGCTGACTGTAGCACCGTATGATCTTAAAGATATCGATCGCTTCCGCCTCTGA